Proteins from a single region of Paenibacillus sp. BIHB 4019:
- a CDS encoding DJ-1/PfpI family protein, with protein MENYKVGILLFNEVEVLDFAGPFEVFAVTTLNWGQEDAYHPFQVSTISENGALVTAKNGLKVTPDYSFADAPVFDVLVIPGGMGTRHEIHNKVLLAWIKQQSEQVKWMTSVCTGAFLLAEIGLLNGKRATTHWASIERMRTQFPQTTIVENVKYVDEGNVITSAGISAGIEMSLHMVGRILGPQAARNTARSMEYDGRYEL; from the coding sequence ATGGAAAATTACAAAGTGGGCATTCTTTTGTTTAATGAGGTGGAGGTGCTTGATTTTGCCGGCCCTTTTGAGGTTTTTGCAGTAACAACGCTGAACTGGGGACAGGAGGATGCCTATCACCCGTTCCAAGTATCGACAATTTCTGAAAATGGGGCGCTTGTGACGGCGAAGAATGGCCTTAAGGTGACCCCCGATTACAGCTTCGCTGATGCTCCTGTATTTGATGTCCTCGTTATTCCTGGCGGCATGGGCACACGCCACGAGATTCATAATAAAGTGCTGCTTGCGTGGATTAAACAGCAGAGCGAACAGGTGAAGTGGATGACTTCTGTCTGTACGGGAGCGTTTCTGCTTGCAGAAATCGGCTTACTGAACGGCAAGCGGGCGACGACACACTGGGCAAGCATCGAACGCATGCGGACGCAGTTCCCTCAGACGACAATCGTCGAAAATGTAAAGTATGTAGATGAGGGGAATGTCATTACCTCGGCTGGCATTTCCGCAGGCATCGAGATGTCGCTGCATATGGTGGGTCGGATTTTAGGCCCACAGGCCGCTAGAAATACGGCTAGATCGATGGAGTATGACGGACGGTACGAGCTATAG
- a CDS encoding SMI1/KNR4 family protein, with protein sequence MSNIKWRSPDEPVTKEAVEAAAQQLGVEFPVDYIECVLENNGARVSPELFEVAGKEKVFGNLITYDQDDDEFIVNVFHDYVDTLPEKVIPFAFDPGGNLICFDYQKNNENPSVVFWNHEGAAEKAVLINNEGMSEEQAEETARRNIFYIAESFTAFLGKLRESQD encoded by the coding sequence ATGAGCAATATTAAATGGAGATCGCCAGATGAACCAGTAACAAAAGAAGCAGTGGAAGCAGCGGCTCAGCAATTAGGAGTGGAATTTCCTGTTGATTATATAGAATGTGTTTTGGAAAATAACGGGGCGCGTGTTAGCCCGGAATTGTTTGAAGTAGCGGGAAAGGAAAAAGTGTTCGGAAACTTAATAACCTATGATCAAGATGATGATGAATTTATCGTCAATGTGTTCCATGATTATGTGGATACACTTCCTGAGAAGGTAATTCCTTTTGCCTTTGATCCCGGTGGGAATTTAATCTGTTTCGATTACCAAAAAAATAATGAAAACCCATCGGTTGTATTTTGGAATCATGAAGGTGCCGCAGAAAAGGCTGTTTTAATAAATAATGAAGGTATGAGTGAGGAACAGGCGGAGGAGACAGCAAGAAGGAACATTTTCTATATTGCCGAGTCCTTCACAGCATTTTTGGGAAAATTACGCGAAAGTCAAGATTAA
- a CDS encoding HNH endonuclease produces the protein MASKQVVFKPDEVKRLQQQIVRIGADTDALRRRVSGKIASWDRPLPVLGSLEQIQRQLTSLTQEAEQMTEVISKALKGIERVQAEAAQEAKQLAKGLSGLERFDLLKRVGTTGGGSYTPVPVAFRPMVTNLIDRILPQASRDRWSSDPLVKELRRVAGLQGATAAEKLDAEMKLEAIFAERDLIAKAQTAYAVYKQFGNHLLMAEMHKQAEISREKLKALGVAEIYFAPNVNMTSYFKQVPLLACDYDPSFALEGDMTTRVPLPDNARYLFMVMMAQTPGPMGELAKVQLKEIHALQQTLKNAAIGLVNDAQQGQVKSGMTNLLTVLQSMQALSRYDTPLKKPEVEETKGVTEKYGKDLLRTYEIAWEKLKAQGTVEWESIKKMGSSIAEIGQDLYNAHVERANKSNDSVYDFFNNATMGLISVPGAFWKEHEDRTANRNESVSAYADYLSLGIWGTVKGAFAPEDPSSKEHLLDVLGVAGLVTPFKVKPEVGLKLNTPKIPEAAPAGGQKGLGINLNPQVVTPEGIRWIDDFSKGNSSIDVPKTEVQKRYLEEMDRLKKEAEGKGSTVHRTEIDEVIRSDYDKQGNLINRSVVPKGYDSIEDFLKVVDNTTIKKYGYDSIEEFKEVVGLVDNYLNDSPSNNILNKSLAGGTHVKGVDYDVLGFPIFKGDSVKFQMKLDKDMFVLSDEKQFKACTNALKEAIENGSVSKELFTAKQLQDIYNGEARIKGLTWHHHQVPGKMQLVVSTTHKVNHLGGNSLWGDGIR, from the coding sequence ATGGCAAGTAAGCAGGTTGTATTTAAACCCGATGAAGTGAAGCGCCTGCAGCAGCAGATTGTGCGAATCGGAGCAGACACAGATGCGCTTCGGCGGCGCGTGAGCGGGAAGATCGCGAGCTGGGATCGCCCCTTGCCAGTACTCGGGAGTCTGGAGCAGATCCAAAGGCAACTGACGAGTTTAACGCAGGAAGCGGAGCAGATGACAGAAGTGATCAGCAAAGCGCTGAAGGGCATCGAGCGAGTGCAGGCGGAAGCGGCGCAGGAAGCGAAGCAGCTGGCGAAGGGACTCAGCGGACTGGAGCGTTTTGACCTGTTGAAGCGGGTAGGGACGACAGGCGGTGGCAGCTACACGCCCGTGCCTGTCGCTTTCCGTCCGATGGTGACGAATCTAATCGACCGGATATTGCCGCAGGCCAGTCGGGACCGCTGGTCCAGCGATCCGTTGGTGAAGGAACTGCGGCGGGTCGCAGGCTTGCAAGGAGCGACTGCGGCGGAGAAGCTGGATGCGGAAATGAAGCTGGAAGCGATATTTGCCGAGCGGGATCTGATAGCAAAGGCGCAAACGGCGTATGCGGTGTACAAGCAGTTTGGGAATCATTTGCTAATGGCGGAGATGCACAAGCAGGCGGAAATCAGCCGGGAGAAGCTGAAGGCGCTAGGCGTAGCGGAAATTTATTTTGCCCCCAACGTGAATATGACGAGTTATTTCAAGCAGGTGCCGCTGCTGGCATGTGACTATGATCCGTCGTTTGCGCTGGAAGGGGACATGACAACGCGGGTGCCGCTGCCAGACAATGCACGTTATTTATTTATGGTGATGATGGCGCAAACGCCGGGTCCGATGGGTGAACTGGCAAAGGTGCAGCTCAAGGAAATTCATGCGCTGCAGCAAACGCTTAAAAATGCCGCCATCGGCCTTGTAAATGATGCGCAGCAGGGGCAAGTGAAAAGCGGTATGACAAATTTGCTCACGGTTTTACAGAGCATGCAGGCATTAAGCCGATATGACACGCCGCTCAAGAAGCCGGAAGTAGAGGAAACAAAGGGAGTAACGGAGAAGTATGGTAAGGATTTGCTTCGTACGTATGAAATAGCATGGGAGAAGCTAAAGGCTCAGGGTACGGTGGAATGGGAATCCATTAAGAAGATGGGAAGTAGTATTGCCGAAATTGGGCAAGATTTGTATAATGCTCATGTTGAACGTGCCAACAAGAGTAACGACTCCGTTTATGACTTTTTTAATAACGCGACGATGGGCTTGATCAGTGTACCTGGAGCGTTTTGGAAGGAACATGAAGATCGAACGGCGAATCGGAATGAGTCAGTGTCTGCTTATGCGGATTATTTAAGTCTAGGTATATGGGGAACGGTTAAAGGGGCATTTGCACCGGAAGATCCAAGCTCGAAAGAGCATTTGCTAGATGTGTTGGGTGTTGCTGGTCTAGTGACCCCATTCAAGGTGAAGCCAGAAGTAGGGCTTAAGCTAAATACTCCGAAGATTCCTGAGGCTGCACCTGCTGGGGGACAAAAAGGTCTAGGGATTAATTTGAACCCTCAGGTTGTAACACCTGAAGGAATACGATGGATAGATGACTTTTCAAAAGGGAATTCGTCCATAGATGTCCCAAAAACAGAAGTTCAGAAGCGCTATCTGGAAGAGATGGATAGACTCAAGAAAGAGGCTGAGGGAAAAGGGAGTACTGTTCATAGGACTGAAATAGATGAAGTAATACGAAGTGATTACGACAAGCAAGGGAACTTGATAAATAGATCGGTTGTTCCTAAAGGCTATGATAGCATTGAGGACTTTCTGAAGGTTGTAGATAATACTACAATTAAAAAATACGGCTATGATAGTATTGAAGAATTTAAAGAGGTAGTAGGACTAGTTGATAATTATTTAAATGATTCGCCTAGCAATAATATTCTGAACAAATCATTAGCAGGAGGTACGCACGTGAAGGGTGTTGATTATGACGTTCTTGGATTTCCTATATTCAAGGGAGATTCCGTGAAATTTCAAATGAAATTAGACAAGGATATGTTCGTGTTATCGGATGAAAAGCAATTTAAAGCATGTACAAATGCTTTAAAAGAGGCCATAGAGAATGGCAGCGTCTCGAAAGAACTGTTTACTGCTAAACAACTTCAAGATATATATAACGGTGAGGCTAGAATAAAAGGATTAACCTGGCACCACCATCAGGTTCCTGGTAAAATGCAATTAGTAGTATCGACTACGCATAAAGTAAATCATTTAGGTGGAAATTCGTTGTGGGGAGATGGGATTAGATGA